From the genome of Symphalangus syndactylus isolate Jambi chromosome 5, NHGRI_mSymSyn1-v2.1_pri, whole genome shotgun sequence, one region includes:
- the LCTL gene encoding lactase-like protein isoform X1 encodes MGIASGIQPQPLLLGPDQAPSFPFLSPLGLCPKSRPGHQPGCRGLQSQLHFFRYGGGPGTMKPVQVATLLWMLLLVPRLEAAQKGSPEEASFYYGTFPLGFSWGVGSSAYQTEGAWDQDGKAPSIWDVFTHSGKGKVLGNETADVACDGYYKVQEDIILLRELHVNHYRFSLSWPRLLPTGIRAEQVNKKGIKFYSDLIDALLSSNITPIVTLHHWDLPQLLQVKYGGWQNVSMANYFRDYANLCFEAFGDRVKHWITFSDPRAMAEKGYETGHHAPGLKLRGTGLYKAAHHIIKAHAEAWHSYNTTWRSKQQGLVGISLNCDWGEPVDISNPKDIEAAERYLQFCLGWFANPIYAGDYPQVMKDYIGRKSEEQGLEMSRLPVFSLQEKSYIKGTSDFLGLGHFTTRYITERNYPSRQGPSYQNDRDLIELVDPNWPDLGSKWLYSVPWGFRRLLNFAQTQYGDPPIYVMENGASQKFHCTQLCDEWRIQYLKGYINEMLKAIKDGANIKGYTSWSLLDKFEWEKGYSDRYGFYYVEFNDRNKPRYPKASVQYYKKIIIANGFPNPREVESWYLKALETCSINNQMLAAEPLLSHMQMVTEIVVPTVCSLCILIAAVLLMLLLRRQS; translated from the exons ATGGGAATAGCATCAGgcatccagcctcagcctctgctgCTGGGTCCAGATCAAGcgccctcctttcccttcctctccccacttGGCCTTTGCCCTAAGTCAAGACCTGGCCACCAGCCTGGCTGCAGGGGCCTGCAGAGCCAGCTGCACTTTTTCAGGTATGGGGGAGGGCCAGGTACCATGAAGCCAGTGCAGGTCGCCACCCTTCTGTGGATGCTACtgctggtgcccaggctggaggccgcCCAGAAGGGGTCCCCAGAAGAGGCCTCCTTCTACTATGGAACCTTCCCTCTTG GCTTCTCCTGGGGCGTGGGCAGTTCTGCCTACCAGACAGAGGGTGCCTGGGACCAGGACGGGAAAGCGCCCAGCATCTGGGACGTCTTCACGCACAGTGGGAAGGGGAAGGTGCTCGGGAATGAGACGGCAGATGTAGCCTGTGATGGCTACTACAAGGTGCAG GAGGACATCATTCTGCTGAGGGAACTGCACGTCAACCACTACCGATTCTCCCTGTCTTGGCCCCGGCTCCTGCCCACAGGCATCCGAG CCGAGCAGGTGAACAAGAAGGGAATCAAATTCTACAGTGATCTTATCGATGCCCTTCTGAGCAGCAACATCACCCCTATCGTGACCTTGCACCACTGGGATCTGCCACAG CTGCTCCAGGTCAAATACGGCGGGTGGCAGAATGTGAGCATGGCCAACTACTTCAGAGACTATGCCAACctgtgctttgaggcctttggggACCGCGTGAAGCACTGGATCACGTTCAGTGATCCTCGG GCAATGGCAGAAAAAGGCTATGAGACGGGCCACCATGCGCCAGGCCTGAAGCTCCGCGGCACCGGCTTGTACAAGGCAGCACACCACATCATTAAG GCCCACGCCGAAGCCTGGCATTCTTATAACACCACGTGGCGCAGCAAGCAGCAAG gtcTGGTGGGAATTTCGTTGAACTGTGACTGGGGGGAACCTGTGGACATTAGTAACCCCAAGGACATAGAGGCTGCCGAGAGATACCTACAGTTCTGTCTGGGCTGGTTTGCCAACCCCATTTATGCCGGTGACTACCCCCAAGTCATGAAGGACTACATTG gaagaaagagtgaaGAGCAAGGCCTGGAGATGTCGAGGTTACCAGTGTTCTCACTCCAGGAGAAGAGCTACATCAAAGGCACATCTGATTTCTTGGGATTAGGTCATTTTACTACTCGGTACATCACGGAAAGGAACTACCCCTCCCGCCAGGGGCCCAGCTACCAGAACGATCGTGACTTGATAGAGCTGGTTGACCCAAACTGGCCAGATCTGGGGTCTAAATGGCTATATTCTGTGCCATGGGGATTTAGGAGGCTCCTCAACTTTGCTCAG ACTCAATATGGCGATCCTCCCATATATGTGATGGAAAATGGAGCATCTCAAAAATTCCACTGTACTCAATTATGTGATGAGTGGAGAATTCAATACCTTAAAGGATACATAAATGAAATGCTAAAAG CTATAAAAGATGGTGCTAATATAAAGGGGTATACTTCCTGGTCTCTGTTGGATAAATTTGAATGGGAGAAAGGCTACTCAGATAGATATGGATTCTACTATGTTGAATTTAACGACAGAAATAAGCCTCGCTATCCAAAGGCTTCAGTTCAATATTACAAGAAGATTATCATTGCCAATGGGTTTCCCAATCCAAGAGAG GTGGAAAGTTGGTACCTCAAAGCTTTGGAAACTTGCTCTATCAACAATCAGATGCTTGCTGCAG
- the LCTL gene encoding lactase-like protein isoform X3, producing MKPVQVATLLWMLLLVPRLEAAQKGSPEEASFYYGTFPLGFSWGVGSSAYQTEGAWDQDGKAPSIWDVFTHSGKGKVLGNETADVACDGYYKVQEDIILLRELHVNHYRFSLSWPRLLPTGIRAEQVNKKGIKFYSDLIDALLSSNITPIVTLHHWDLPQLLQVKYGGWQNVSMANYFRDYANLCFEAFGDRVKHWITFSDPRAMAEKGYETGHHAPGLKLRGTGLYKAAHHIIKAHAEAWHSYNTTWRSKQQGLVGISLNCDWGEPVDISNPKDIEAAERYLQFCLGWFANPIYAGDYPQVMKDYIGRKSEEQGLEMSRLPVFSLQEKSYIKGTSDFLGLGHFTTRYITERNYPSRQGPSYQNDRDLIELVDPNWPDLGSKWLYSVPWGFRRLLNFAQTQYGDPPIYVMENGASQKFHCTQLCDEWRIQYLKGYINEMLKAIKDGANIKGYTSWSLLDKFEWEKGYSDRYGFYYVEFNDRNKPRYPKASVQYYKKIIIANGFPNPREVESWYLKALETCSINNQMLAAEPLLSHMQMVTEIVVPTVCSLCILIAAVLLMLLLRRQS from the exons ATGAAGCCAGTGCAGGTCGCCACCCTTCTGTGGATGCTACtgctggtgcccaggctggaggccgcCCAGAAGGGGTCCCCAGAAGAGGCCTCCTTCTACTATGGAACCTTCCCTCTTG GCTTCTCCTGGGGCGTGGGCAGTTCTGCCTACCAGACAGAGGGTGCCTGGGACCAGGACGGGAAAGCGCCCAGCATCTGGGACGTCTTCACGCACAGTGGGAAGGGGAAGGTGCTCGGGAATGAGACGGCAGATGTAGCCTGTGATGGCTACTACAAGGTGCAG GAGGACATCATTCTGCTGAGGGAACTGCACGTCAACCACTACCGATTCTCCCTGTCTTGGCCCCGGCTCCTGCCCACAGGCATCCGAG CCGAGCAGGTGAACAAGAAGGGAATCAAATTCTACAGTGATCTTATCGATGCCCTTCTGAGCAGCAACATCACCCCTATCGTGACCTTGCACCACTGGGATCTGCCACAG CTGCTCCAGGTCAAATACGGCGGGTGGCAGAATGTGAGCATGGCCAACTACTTCAGAGACTATGCCAACctgtgctttgaggcctttggggACCGCGTGAAGCACTGGATCACGTTCAGTGATCCTCGG GCAATGGCAGAAAAAGGCTATGAGACGGGCCACCATGCGCCAGGCCTGAAGCTCCGCGGCACCGGCTTGTACAAGGCAGCACACCACATCATTAAG GCCCACGCCGAAGCCTGGCATTCTTATAACACCACGTGGCGCAGCAAGCAGCAAG gtcTGGTGGGAATTTCGTTGAACTGTGACTGGGGGGAACCTGTGGACATTAGTAACCCCAAGGACATAGAGGCTGCCGAGAGATACCTACAGTTCTGTCTGGGCTGGTTTGCCAACCCCATTTATGCCGGTGACTACCCCCAAGTCATGAAGGACTACATTG gaagaaagagtgaaGAGCAAGGCCTGGAGATGTCGAGGTTACCAGTGTTCTCACTCCAGGAGAAGAGCTACATCAAAGGCACATCTGATTTCTTGGGATTAGGTCATTTTACTACTCGGTACATCACGGAAAGGAACTACCCCTCCCGCCAGGGGCCCAGCTACCAGAACGATCGTGACTTGATAGAGCTGGTTGACCCAAACTGGCCAGATCTGGGGTCTAAATGGCTATATTCTGTGCCATGGGGATTTAGGAGGCTCCTCAACTTTGCTCAG ACTCAATATGGCGATCCTCCCATATATGTGATGGAAAATGGAGCATCTCAAAAATTCCACTGTACTCAATTATGTGATGAGTGGAGAATTCAATACCTTAAAGGATACATAAATGAAATGCTAAAAG CTATAAAAGATGGTGCTAATATAAAGGGGTATACTTCCTGGTCTCTGTTGGATAAATTTGAATGGGAGAAAGGCTACTCAGATAGATATGGATTCTACTATGTTGAATTTAACGACAGAAATAAGCCTCGCTATCCAAAGGCTTCAGTTCAATATTACAAGAAGATTATCATTGCCAATGGGTTTCCCAATCCAAGAGAG GTGGAAAGTTGGTACCTCAAAGCTTTGGAAACTTGCTCTATCAACAATCAGATGCTTGCTGCAG
- the LCTL gene encoding lactase-like protein isoform X2, with translation MKPVQVATLLWMLLLVPRLEAAQKGSPEEASFYYGTFPLGFSWGVGSSAYQTEGAWDQDGKAPSIWDVFTHSGKGKVLGNETADVACDGYYKVQWAGGITSVVQEDIILLRELHVNHYRFSLSWPRLLPTGIRAEQVNKKGIKFYSDLIDALLSSNITPIVTLHHWDLPQLLQVKYGGWQNVSMANYFRDYANLCFEAFGDRVKHWITFSDPRAMAEKGYETGHHAPGLKLRGTGLYKAAHHIIKAHAEAWHSYNTTWRSKQQGLVGISLNCDWGEPVDISNPKDIEAAERYLQFCLGWFANPIYAGDYPQVMKDYIGRKSEEQGLEMSRLPVFSLQEKSYIKGTSDFLGLGHFTTRYITERNYPSRQGPSYQNDRDLIELVDPNWPDLGSKWLYSVPWGFRRLLNFAQTQYGDPPIYVMENGASQKFHCTQLCDEWRIQYLKGYINEMLKAIKDGANIKGYTSWSLLDKFEWEKGYSDRYGFYYVEFNDRNKPRYPKASVQYYKKIIIANGFPNPREVESWYLKALETCSINNQMLAAEPLLSHMQMVTEIVVPTVCSLCILIAAVLLMLLLRRQS, from the exons ATGAAGCCAGTGCAGGTCGCCACCCTTCTGTGGATGCTACtgctggtgcccaggctggaggccgcCCAGAAGGGGTCCCCAGAAGAGGCCTCCTTCTACTATGGAACCTTCCCTCTTG GCTTCTCCTGGGGCGTGGGCAGTTCTGCCTACCAGACAGAGGGTGCCTGGGACCAGGACGGGAAAGCGCCCAGCATCTGGGACGTCTTCACGCACAGTGGGAAGGGGAAGGTGCTCGGGAATGAGACGGCAGATGTAGCCTGTGATGGCTACTACAAGGTGCAG TGGGCAGGTGGCATCACCTCTGTCGTACAG GAGGACATCATTCTGCTGAGGGAACTGCACGTCAACCACTACCGATTCTCCCTGTCTTGGCCCCGGCTCCTGCCCACAGGCATCCGAG CCGAGCAGGTGAACAAGAAGGGAATCAAATTCTACAGTGATCTTATCGATGCCCTTCTGAGCAGCAACATCACCCCTATCGTGACCTTGCACCACTGGGATCTGCCACAG CTGCTCCAGGTCAAATACGGCGGGTGGCAGAATGTGAGCATGGCCAACTACTTCAGAGACTATGCCAACctgtgctttgaggcctttggggACCGCGTGAAGCACTGGATCACGTTCAGTGATCCTCGG GCAATGGCAGAAAAAGGCTATGAGACGGGCCACCATGCGCCAGGCCTGAAGCTCCGCGGCACCGGCTTGTACAAGGCAGCACACCACATCATTAAG GCCCACGCCGAAGCCTGGCATTCTTATAACACCACGTGGCGCAGCAAGCAGCAAG gtcTGGTGGGAATTTCGTTGAACTGTGACTGGGGGGAACCTGTGGACATTAGTAACCCCAAGGACATAGAGGCTGCCGAGAGATACCTACAGTTCTGTCTGGGCTGGTTTGCCAACCCCATTTATGCCGGTGACTACCCCCAAGTCATGAAGGACTACATTG gaagaaagagtgaaGAGCAAGGCCTGGAGATGTCGAGGTTACCAGTGTTCTCACTCCAGGAGAAGAGCTACATCAAAGGCACATCTGATTTCTTGGGATTAGGTCATTTTACTACTCGGTACATCACGGAAAGGAACTACCCCTCCCGCCAGGGGCCCAGCTACCAGAACGATCGTGACTTGATAGAGCTGGTTGACCCAAACTGGCCAGATCTGGGGTCTAAATGGCTATATTCTGTGCCATGGGGATTTAGGAGGCTCCTCAACTTTGCTCAG ACTCAATATGGCGATCCTCCCATATATGTGATGGAAAATGGAGCATCTCAAAAATTCCACTGTACTCAATTATGTGATGAGTGGAGAATTCAATACCTTAAAGGATACATAAATGAAATGCTAAAAG CTATAAAAGATGGTGCTAATATAAAGGGGTATACTTCCTGGTCTCTGTTGGATAAATTTGAATGGGAGAAAGGCTACTCAGATAGATATGGATTCTACTATGTTGAATTTAACGACAGAAATAAGCCTCGCTATCCAAAGGCTTCAGTTCAATATTACAAGAAGATTATCATTGCCAATGGGTTTCCCAATCCAAGAGAG GTGGAAAGTTGGTACCTCAAAGCTTTGGAAACTTGCTCTATCAACAATCAGATGCTTGCTGCAG